One Astatotilapia calliptera chromosome 1, fAstCal1.2, whole genome shotgun sequence DNA segment encodes these proteins:
- the mafa gene encoding transcription factor Maf, producing the protein MASELAMSNSDLPTSPLAMEYVNDFDLMKFEVKKEPVEPDRNISQCSRLIAGGSLSSTPMSTPCSSVPPSPSFSAPSPGSGSEQKTHIEDFYWMSGYQQQLNPEALGFSPEDAVEALINSSHQLQSFDGYARGQQFAGAAGGGSTMAGEEMGSAAAVVSAVIAAAAAQNGAQHHHHHHHHHSSSHHQAPGVQSNGTSGTNHPHMRLEERFSDEQLVTMSVRELNRQLRGVSKEEVIRLKQKRRTLKNRGYAQSCRFKRVQQRHVLEGEKTQLLQQVEHLKQEISRLVRERDAYKEKYEKLISNGFRENGSSSDNNPSSPEFFMSSRKFLHL; encoded by the coding sequence ATGGCATCAGAGCTGGCAATGAGCAACTCCGACCTGCCCACCAGTCCCCTGGCCATGGAATATGTTAATGACTTCGATCTGATGAAGTTTGAAGTGAAAAAGGAGCCGGTGGAGCCCGATCGCAACATCAGCCAGTGCAGTCGCCTTATCGCCGGGGGATCCTTGTCTTCCACCCCGATGAGCACGCCTTGCAGCTCGGTGCCCCCTTCCCCAAGCTTCTCGGCGCCCAGTCCGGGCTCGGGGAGTGAGCAGAAGACACACATTGAGGATTTCTACTGGATGTCCGGTTATCAACAGCAGCTGAATCCAGAGGCGCTGGGCTTCAGCCCCGAAGACGCGGTCGAGGCGCTGATCAACAGCAGTCATCAGCTCCAGTCTTTCGATGGCTATGCCAGGGGCCAGCAGTTTGCTGGTGCAGCCGGAGGAGGAAGCACCATGGCCGGGGAAGAGATGGGGTCCGCCGCGGCGGTGGTGTCGGCAGTAATTGCTGCGGCAGCCGCTCAGAACGGAGcgcaacaccaccaccaccaccatcaccaccacagcagcagccacCACCAGGCACCGGGCGTCCAGTCCAACGGCACTTCTGGGAcaaatcacccacacatgcgcTTGGAGGAGCGTTTCTCAGACGAGCAGCTGGTGACCATGTCAGTGCGGGAGCTCAACCGGCAGCTACGGGGGGTCAGCAAAGAAGAGGTGATCAGATtgaaacagaagaggaggacCCTAAAGAACAGAGGCTACGCTCAGTCCTGCCGGTTCAAGCGAGTTCAGCAGCGGCACGTCCTGGAGGGAGAGAAGACACAACTCCTGCAGCAAGTCGAGCACCTAAAGCAAGAGATCTCCAGGCTGGTCCGGGAGAGGGACGCGTACAAAGAAAAGTATGAGAAGCTCATCAGCAACGGCTTCAGAGAAAACGGATCCAGCAGTGACAACAACCCTTCATCTCCGGAATTTTTCAT